One segment of Elusimicrobiota bacterium DNA contains the following:
- a CDS encoding glycoside hydrolase family 13 protein, with translation MAAPDWVRRAVFYQVFPDRFARGERFKPDGVFESWDSPPTELGFKGGDLYGVSERLDHLGDLGVNALYLNPIFQSPANHRYHASDYLQVDPVLGGDEALRALLDAAHARGMRVVLDGVFNHCGRGFFPFVHLLENGDASPYRDWFHVRGWPLKAYEGTPNYACWYNLGALPKFNTANPEVRRYLLRVARHWLAFGVDGWRLDVPNEIDDDAFWREFRTVCKGVNPEAYLVGEIWGEAKRWLQGDMFDAVMNYLLPAACLRYFAGEKLRVTHEYGGRPMAPIDAAAFRSEVRAMLGHYPAAVNLAQMNILTTHDTDRMRTAYGGDERRMRLALVFSFFVPGAPSVYYGEEVGLDGTLAHGARAAMPWDDSRWDRELLGLYRRLIRLRRTRPVFASGDFELLETFGDLLAYERRLPGERFAVLVNRSDAPVRAPYSAEDLRGAAETVSSKSHPLGSGLELEPWGYSVLELRP, from the coding sequence ATGGCCGCCCCGGACTGGGTGCGGCGCGCGGTCTTCTACCAGGTCTTCCCCGACCGCTTCGCGCGGGGAGAGCGCTTCAAGCCCGACGGCGTCTTCGAGAGCTGGGACTCCCCCCCGACCGAGCTCGGCTTCAAGGGCGGGGACCTCTACGGGGTCTCCGAGCGTCTCGACCACCTCGGCGACCTCGGCGTCAACGCGCTCTACCTCAACCCGATCTTCCAGTCGCCGGCCAACCACCGCTACCACGCGAGCGACTACCTGCAGGTGGACCCCGTGCTCGGCGGGGACGAGGCCCTGCGCGCCCTGCTCGACGCCGCGCACGCGCGCGGCATGCGCGTGGTCCTCGACGGCGTCTTCAACCACTGCGGGCGCGGCTTCTTCCCGTTCGTCCATCTCCTCGAGAACGGGGACGCCTCCCCCTATCGCGACTGGTTCCACGTGCGCGGCTGGCCGCTGAAGGCCTACGAGGGGACGCCGAACTACGCCTGCTGGTACAACCTCGGGGCGCTGCCCAAGTTCAACACCGCGAACCCGGAGGTCCGGCGCTACCTCCTGCGCGTGGCCCGCCACTGGCTCGCGTTCGGCGTCGACGGCTGGCGCCTGGACGTGCCCAACGAGATCGACGACGACGCCTTCTGGCGCGAGTTCCGCACCGTCTGCAAGGGCGTCAACCCGGAGGCCTACCTCGTCGGCGAGATCTGGGGCGAGGCGAAGCGCTGGCTCCAGGGCGACATGTTCGACGCCGTCATGAACTACCTCCTTCCCGCCGCCTGCCTGCGCTACTTCGCCGGCGAGAAGCTGCGCGTCACCCACGAGTACGGCGGCCGCCCGATGGCGCCCATCGACGCGGCGGCCTTCCGCTCGGAGGTCCGCGCGATGCTCGGCCACTACCCGGCCGCCGTGAACCTCGCCCAGATGAACATCCTGACGACCCACGACACCGACCGCATGCGCACCGCCTACGGGGGCGACGAGCGCCGCATGCGCCTGGCCCTGGTCTTCTCGTTCTTCGTCCCCGGCGCGCCGAGCGTCTACTACGGGGAGGAGGTCGGCCTCGACGGGACGCTCGCGCACGGCGCGCGGGCGGCGATGCCCTGGGACGACTCCCGCTGGGACCGCGAGCTCCTCGGCCTCTATCGCCGTCTCATCCGGCTGCGGCGCACCCGGCCCGTCTTCGCCTCCGGGGACTTCGAGCTGCTGGAGACCTTCGGGGACCTCCTCGCTTACGAGCGCCGCCTGCCGGGAGAACGCTTCGCCGTGCTCGTCAACCGCTCGGACGCGCCGGTCCGCGCTCCGTACTCCGCCGAGGACCTGCGCGGCGCCGCGGAGACGGTGTCTTCGAAGTCCCACCCGCTCGGTTCCGGGCTGGAGCTCGAGCCCTGGGGCTACTCGGTGCTCGAACTCCGTCCGTGA
- a CDS encoding DUF2914 domain-containing protein: MKGFLVAIVLSVFAGVCSAQSTPENPASSVPSAQSAAAPATDLRAAQGGANAAGTARAENDQRAAPAPVVVARSAVCTAIQDREPVGAAAAGVPIQAGMIYFWNELKASSVPTTVKHRWSRDGRPAGESTLSLKHRKTRTWSTRQAGPGDWKVEVLSSSGEVLRTAGFKVVK, from the coding sequence ATGAAGGGATTCCTCGTCGCCATCGTCCTCTCCGTCTTCGCGGGCGTCTGCTCGGCGCAGAGCACCCCCGAGAACCCCGCGTCCTCCGTCCCGTCCGCGCAGAGCGCGGCGGCCCCTGCGACGGACCTCCGCGCCGCCCAAGGCGGCGCGAACGCCGCAGGGACGGCGCGAGCGGAGAACGACCAGCGCGCCGCCCCGGCTCCCGTCGTCGTCGCGCGCAGCGCCGTCTGCACGGCCATCCAGGACCGCGAGCCCGTCGGAGCCGCGGCGGCCGGGGTGCCCATCCAGGCCGGGATGATCTATTTCTGGAACGAGCTGAAGGCCTCCTCCGTACCGACCACGGTGAAGCACCGCTGGTCGCGCGACGGGCGGCCCGCCGGGGAGAGCACGCTCTCCTTGAAGCACCGCAAGACCCGGACCTGGAGCACGCGGCAGGCCGGTCCGGGCGACTGGAAGGTCGAAGTCCTCTCCTCCTCCGGGGAAGTCCTCCGGACGGCGGGATTCAAGGTGGTCAAATGA
- a CDS encoding ACT domain-containing protein — MKIEVIKQYSVFLPNKPGALADLAKRFGDQGIDIVGISSEVRDDSALVRIALSGEGDHSAVISKAGYASVESQMLSVEVEDKPGQLHKVTKALGEGAVNITNIYGTAIGGSVSRLLLAVENTQKALKVLERLQQTL; from the coding sequence ATGAAGATCGAAGTCATCAAGCAGTACAGCGTCTTCCTCCCCAACAAGCCCGGCGCGCTGGCCGACCTCGCCAAGCGTTTCGGCGACCAGGGCATCGACATCGTCGGCATCTCCTCGGAGGTGCGCGACGACTCCGCGCTCGTGCGCATCGCGCTCAGCGGCGAGGGCGACCATTCGGCCGTCATCTCGAAGGCGGGCTACGCCAGCGTCGAGAGCCAGATGCTCTCCGTCGAGGTCGAGGACAAGCCGGGGCAGCTGCACAAGGTCACCAAGGCCCTCGGCGAAGGGGCGGTCAACATCACGAACATCTACGGCACGGCGATCGGCGGGAGCGTCTCGCGGCTCCTGCTCGCCGTCGAGAACACCCAGAAGGCGCTCAAGGTGCTAGAGCGTCTGCAGCAGACGCTCTAG
- a CDS encoding MFS transporter encodes MKLVRSITCLVLALLTGLWLPPQAWAQVASLGTRANASAVPTLQVVQTHSPTGAILLAGSSGLVLGQALPYLGPSAKVAAVVHAAAPSAVVSGASLQAVLVHSAPSAASSRVAAPVQPAATVPARRALSEKASELSSSSAPLLKIASADGSSPAALHGTGAALQDLLQGSGARRYASDQELPAASGRSKAAGLLAVEPAHVDADSAPQAPELSPQTPAAKATFRIYAAGVAAVKVGIETLNLAVPLLLLQTMNAAVAVSALYLAAECASLFAGFLGGALVDRVGAGRAMALTGLVQGAAIVTLPFVLAAGGASAMPIVYGLFMLNGVAGELFDVARRAALPQIVGKDEGGLRVHNGRLYVWREIAAMSGVFGAGMLIKGMGAMSAVWVHPVFCLAAGLALLKLWRLRPADGSTDAPIVSSGRRGLDALRVWWADLLRGMRAVRADGHLRTLVLVNIPLNSVHKIFHTLIAVVYATKILGDPAMAAVLLFAWNMGEFVGAFYLERRGEKSRFSTWLRLAALASLSIWAYPFLPTAWVAVPVSFLIAAAMIGNELGTASYMQSHVPESELGAVTGFVYGLARAVGMLALLAAGWAFDSFGAAGGFYSLAAIFTVLAPIYLLAAKRFKGEGVPGGAVPQDD; translated from the coding sequence ATGAAGCTCGTGCGCTCCATCACCTGCCTCGTCCTGGCGCTGCTGACCGGCCTCTGGCTCCCGCCGCAGGCCTGGGCGCAGGTCGCCTCGCTCGGGACCCGCGCGAACGCTTCCGCCGTCCCGACGCTCCAAGTCGTACAGACGCATTCCCCGACCGGCGCCATCCTGCTGGCGGGCTCTTCCGGACTGGTCCTCGGACAAGCGCTCCCGTACCTCGGCCCCTCGGCGAAGGTCGCCGCGGTCGTCCATGCCGCCGCCCCCTCCGCGGTCGTTTCGGGAGCGTCCCTCCAGGCCGTCCTCGTCCATTCCGCCCCGTCCGCGGCCTCCTCGCGCGTCGCCGCCCCCGTCCAGCCGGCCGCGACGGTCCCGGCCCGCCGGGCGCTGAGCGAGAAGGCCTCCGAGCTCTCCTCCTCCTCCGCGCCTCTGCTGAAGATCGCGTCGGCCGACGGTTCCTCTCCGGCGGCTCTGCACGGGACCGGCGCGGCGCTCCAGGACCTGCTCCAGGGTTCCGGCGCGCGCCGCTACGCTTCGGACCAAGAGCTTCCCGCCGCCTCCGGCCGCTCGAAGGCCGCGGGGCTCCTCGCGGTCGAGCCCGCGCATGTCGACGCCGACTCCGCGCCGCAGGCCCCGGAGCTCTCCCCGCAGACCCCGGCCGCTAAAGCCACCTTCAGGATCTACGCGGCGGGCGTCGCGGCGGTCAAAGTCGGCATCGAGACCCTCAATCTCGCCGTCCCCCTCCTCCTGCTCCAGACGATGAACGCCGCCGTGGCCGTCAGCGCGCTCTATCTCGCCGCCGAGTGCGCGAGCCTCTTCGCGGGCTTCCTGGGCGGAGCGCTCGTGGACCGCGTCGGCGCCGGACGCGCGATGGCGCTGACGGGGCTCGTCCAGGGCGCGGCGATCGTGACGCTTCCGTTCGTCCTGGCCGCCGGCGGCGCCTCCGCGATGCCGATCGTCTACGGCCTCTTCATGCTCAACGGAGTCGCCGGAGAGCTCTTCGACGTCGCGCGCCGCGCCGCGCTCCCGCAGATCGTCGGCAAGGACGAGGGCGGCCTGCGCGTACACAACGGGCGGCTCTACGTCTGGCGGGAGATCGCGGCGATGTCCGGCGTCTTCGGCGCGGGGATGCTCATCAAGGGGATGGGCGCGATGAGCGCGGTCTGGGTGCACCCGGTCTTCTGCCTTGCCGCCGGCCTGGCCCTGCTCAAGCTCTGGCGACTGCGCCCGGCGGACGGCTCCACCGACGCGCCGATCGTCTCGAGCGGCCGCCGCGGGCTCGACGCTCTCCGGGTCTGGTGGGCGGACCTGCTCCGGGGGATGCGCGCCGTCAGGGCGGACGGGCACCTGCGCACGCTGGTGCTCGTCAACATCCCCCTGAACTCGGTGCACAAGATCTTCCACACGCTCATCGCCGTGGTCTACGCGACCAAGATCCTCGGCGATCCCGCGATGGCCGCCGTGCTGCTCTTCGCCTGGAACATGGGAGAGTTCGTCGGCGCCTTCTACCTGGAGCGCCGCGGGGAGAAGAGCCGCTTCTCGACCTGGCTGCGCCTGGCCGCGCTGGCCTCGCTCTCGATCTGGGCCTACCCGTTCCTCCCGACCGCCTGGGTCGCCGTCCCGGTCTCCTTCCTCATCGCCGCCGCCATGATCGGCAACGAGCTCGGCACCGCCTCCTACATGCAGTCGCACGTCCCGGAGAGCGAGCTCGGCGCCGTCACCGGCTTCGTCTACGGCCTCGCCCGCGCCGTCGGCATGCTGGCGCTGCTCGCCGCCGGCTGGGCCTTCGACTCCTTCGGGGCCGCCGGGGGCTTCTACTCGCTGGCCGCCATCTTCACCGTCCTCGCCCCCATCTACCTCCTCGCCGCGAAGCGCTTCAAAGGCGAGGGCGTCCCGGGCGGAGCGGTCCCGCAGGACGATTGA